In one Pseudomonas tensinigenes genomic region, the following are encoded:
- the gltA gene encoding citrate synthase has protein sequence MADKKAQLIIEGAAPVELPILTGTVGPDVIDVRGLTATGRFTFDPGFMSTASCESKITYIDGDNGILLHRGYPIEQLAEKSDYLETCYLLLNGELPTAEQKAQFVSTVKNHTMVHEQLKTFFNGFRRDAHPMAVMCGVVGALSAFYHDSLDINNPQHREISAIRLVAKMPTLAAMVYKYSMGQPMMYPRNDLTYAENFLHMMFNTPCEIKPISPVLAKAMDRIFILHADHEQNASTSTVRLAGSSGANPFACIAAGIAALWGPAHGGANEAVLTMLDEIGDVSNIDKFIAKAKDKNDPFKLMGFGHRVYKNRDPRATVMKQTCDEVLKELGINNDPQLELAMRLEEIALTDPYFIERSLYPNVDFYSGIILKAIGIPTSMFTVIFALARTVGWISHWKEMLSSPYKIGRPRQLYTGYESRDISKLEDRK, from the coding sequence ATGGCTGACAAAAAAGCGCAGTTGATCATCGAGGGCGCAGCCCCCGTCGAGCTGCCCATTTTAACCGGCACCGTTGGTCCCGATGTAATCGATGTTCGGGGCCTGACGGCCACGGGCCGCTTCACTTTCGACCCTGGTTTCATGTCGACCGCCTCGTGCGAGTCGAAGATCACCTATATCGACGGCGACAACGGCATTCTGTTGCACCGCGGCTACCCGATCGAACAGCTGGCTGAAAAGTCGGACTACCTGGAAACCTGCTATCTGCTGCTCAACGGCGAACTGCCGACCGCAGAACAGAAGGCCCAGTTCGTCAGCACCGTGAAAAACCACACCATGGTTCACGAGCAGCTGAAAACCTTCTTCAACGGTTTCCGTCGCGACGCCCACCCGATGGCCGTCATGTGCGGTGTAGTCGGCGCCCTCTCGGCCTTCTACCACGACTCCCTCGACATCAATAACCCGCAGCATCGCGAAATTTCCGCGATCCGTCTGGTTGCCAAGATGCCGACCCTGGCAGCGATGGTTTACAAGTACTCCATGGGCCAACCCATGATGTACCCGCGCAACGACCTGACGTACGCGGAAAACTTCCTGCACATGATGTTCAACACCCCGTGCGAGATCAAACCGATCAGCCCGGTGCTCGCCAAGGCCATGGACCGGATTTTCATCCTCCATGCCGACCACGAGCAGAACGCGTCGACTTCTACTGTACGTCTGGCCGGCTCTTCGGGTGCCAACCCGTTCGCCTGTATCGCCGCCGGTATCGCCGCACTGTGGGGCCCTGCCCACGGCGGTGCGAACGAAGCCGTGCTGACCATGCTTGACGAGATTGGCGATGTTTCCAACATCGACAAGTTCATCGCCAAGGCCAAGGACAAGAACGATCCGTTCAAGCTGATGGGTTTCGGTCACCGCGTTTACAAGAACCGCGACCCTCGCGCGACTGTCATGAAGCAGACCTGCGACGAAGTACTGAAGGAACTGGGCATCAACAACGATCCGCAACTCGAACTGGCCATGCGCCTGGAAGAGATCGCGCTGACCGACCCGTACTTCATCGAACGCTCGCTGTACCCGAACGTCGACTTCTACTCGGGGATCATCCTCAAGGCGATCGGCATTCCGACCAGCATGTTCACTGTGATTTTCGCGCTGGCACGTACTGTTGGCTGGATTTCGCACTGGAAAGAGATGCTCTCCAGCCCGTACAAGATTGGCCGTCCGCGCCAGCTGTACACTGGTTACGAGTCGCGTGATATTTCCAAGCTGGAAGACCGTAAATAA
- a CDS encoding glycosyl hydrolase family 17 protein has protein sequence MQVTCVALQPLGLTMSATSRFPLLPYLFACLLGLFALGGFWYGLGQPVILPDAATPTHKLQCASYTPFDKDQSPFDVPFKLRPERMDADLALLATRFECIRTYSMSGLEALPDLARKHGLKLMIGAWVNSNPVDTEKEVDLLIASANANPDVVSAVIVGNEALLRKEVTGTQLVRLINKVKSQVKQPVTYADVWEFWLKHPEVAPAVDFLTIHLLPYWEDDPSNIDVALQHVADVRQVFGNKFAPKDVMIGETGWPSEGRQRETALPSRVNEAKFIRGFVAMAEKQGWHYNLIEAFDQPWKRGSEGAVGGYWGLFDADRQDKGVLAGPVTNVPFWKEWLAVGGLIFLGTLILGGRIRTTRSALVLPLLGALAACSIGAWGDLARVTTRFTSEWLWVGLLTALNLLVLAHAALTLSARTGWRERAFNLLERRAGWLVAAAGFAAAVMMLEMVFDPRYRSFASMAFVLPALVYLCRPVSVPRREIALLTFIVGAGIAPQLYQEGLQNQQAWGWALVSVLMVAALWRCLRVRSL, from the coding sequence ATGCAGGTAACATGCGTCGCTTTGCAGCCACTCGGCCTGACCATGTCCGCGACTTCCCGCTTTCCCCTTCTGCCTTACCTCTTCGCCTGCCTGCTTGGGCTGTTTGCCCTCGGCGGCTTCTGGTATGGCCTTGGCCAACCGGTGATTCTGCCGGACGCAGCGACTCCGACGCACAAGTTGCAATGCGCCTCCTACACCCCGTTCGATAAAGACCAATCACCGTTCGACGTGCCGTTCAAGCTGCGCCCGGAGCGCATGGACGCCGACCTCGCATTGCTGGCAACACGCTTTGAATGTATTCGCACCTATTCGATGAGCGGCCTCGAGGCGTTGCCGGATCTGGCGCGCAAACACGGCTTGAAATTGATGATCGGCGCGTGGGTCAACAGCAACCCGGTGGACACCGAGAAAGAAGTCGACCTGCTGATCGCCTCGGCCAACGCCAACCCGGACGTGGTCAGCGCGGTGATCGTCGGCAACGAAGCCTTGCTGCGCAAGGAAGTCACTGGCACGCAACTGGTCCGGTTGATCAACAAGGTCAAGAGCCAGGTCAAGCAACCGGTCACTTACGCCGATGTCTGGGAGTTCTGGCTCAAGCATCCGGAAGTCGCGCCGGCAGTGGACTTCCTGACCATCCATTTGCTGCCGTACTGGGAAGATGATCCGTCAAACATCGACGTTGCCCTGCAACATGTCGCGGATGTGCGCCAAGTGTTCGGTAATAAGTTCGCACCGAAAGACGTGATGATCGGCGAAACCGGCTGGCCGAGCGAAGGCCGCCAGCGCGAGACCGCCCTGCCGAGTCGGGTCAACGAGGCCAAGTTCATTCGTGGTTTTGTCGCAATGGCCGAGAAGCAAGGCTGGCATTACAACCTGATCGAAGCGTTTGACCAGCCGTGGAAGCGCGGTAGTGAAGGCGCGGTCGGTGGGTATTGGGGACTGTTCGATGCCGATCGCCAGGATAAGGGTGTGCTGGCCGGGCCGGTGACCAATGTGCCGTTCTGGAAGGAATGGCTGGCGGTCGGCGGGTTGATTTTCCTTGGCACGCTGATCCTTGGCGGTCGCATTCGCACCACGCGTTCGGCGCTGGTGTTGCCGCTGCTCGGCGCCCTCGCCGCTTGTTCGATTGGTGCTTGGGGTGATCTGGCGCGGGTGACCACGCGATTCACCAGTGAGTGGCTGTGGGTCGGCTTGCTGACCGCGTTGAACCTGTTGGTGTTGGCGCATGCGGCGCTGACGCTGAGTGCTCGTACTGGCTGGCGTGAACGGGCATTCAATCTGCTGGAGCGACGCGCCGGCTGGCTGGTCGCGGCAGCAGGATTTGCCGCGGCGGTGATGATGCTCGAGATGGTCTTCGATCCGCGTTATCGCAGTTTTGCAAGCATGGCGTTTGTGCTGCCCGCGCTGGTTTATCTGTGCCGCCCGGTGAGCGTGCCGCGTCGCGAAATTGCCTTGCTGACCTTTATCGTCGGCGCGGGGATTGCACCGCAGTTGTATCAGGAAGGTTTGCAGAATCAGCAGGCGTGGGGTTGGGCTTTGGTCAGCGTGTTGATGGTGGCTGCTTTGTGGCGCTGCCTGCGGGTTCGCAGCCTCTGA
- a CDS encoding glycine betaine ABC transporter substrate-binding protein — MKMRRLLGAGAALALAMSATLASAETKTLNIGYVDGWSDSVATTHVAAEVIKQKLGYDVKLQAVATGIMWQGVATGKLDAMLSAWLPVTHGEYWTKNKDQVVDYGPNFKDAKIGLIVPEYVKAKSIEDLKTDDTFKNRIVGIDAGSGVMLKTDQAIKDYGLDKYSLKASSGAGMIAELTRAEKKNESIAVTGWVPHWMFAKWKLRFLDDPKGVYGAAETVNSIGSKELATKAPEVAKFLKNFQWASKDEIGEVMLAIQDGAKPDAAAKDWVAKHPDRVADWTK, encoded by the coding sequence ATGAAGATGCGACGACTTTTAGGCGCAGGTGCCGCTCTGGCGCTGGCGATGAGTGCGACACTGGCCAGTGCGGAAACCAAGACCCTGAACATCGGTTACGTTGATGGCTGGTCCGACAGCGTGGCGACCACTCACGTGGCGGCCGAAGTGATCAAACAGAAACTCGGCTACGACGTGAAACTGCAAGCCGTCGCCACCGGGATCATGTGGCAGGGTGTTGCCACCGGCAAGCTCGACGCCATGCTCTCGGCGTGGTTGCCCGTGACTCACGGCGAATACTGGACGAAGAACAAGGATCAGGTCGTCGATTACGGCCCGAACTTCAAGGATGCGAAAATCGGCCTGATCGTGCCCGAGTATGTGAAAGCCAAGTCGATCGAAGACCTGAAAACCGATGACACCTTCAAAAATCGCATCGTCGGTATCGACGCCGGTTCAGGCGTGATGCTCAAGACCGATCAGGCGATCAAGGATTATGGCCTCGATAAATACAGCCTCAAGGCCAGTTCCGGCGCCGGCATGATTGCCGAGCTGACCCGTGCCGAGAAGAAAAACGAATCCATCGCCGTGACCGGTTGGGTGCCGCACTGGATGTTCGCCAAGTGGAAACTGCGCTTCCTCGACGACCCGAAAGGCGTGTACGGCGCAGCTGAAACCGTAAACAGCATCGGCAGCAAAGAACTCGCGACCAAAGCACCGGAAGTGGCCAAGTTCCTGAAAAACTTCCAGTGGGCGTCGAAAGACGAAATCGGCGAGGTCATGCTGGCAATTCAGGACGGTGCCAAGCCTGACGCAGCGGCCAAGGATTGGGTCGCCAAGCACCCGGATCGCGTGGCTGACTGGACTAAATAA
- a CDS encoding cation acetate symporter codes for MIRRLLALLSVAAFAPSVWAADALTGEVAKQPLNIPAILMFVAFVGATLYITYWASKKNNSAADYYAAGGKITGFQNGLAIAGDYMSAASFLGISALVFTSGYDGLIYSIGFLVGWPIILFLIAERLRNLGKYTFADVASYRLGQTQIRTLSACGSLVVVAFYLIAQMVGAGKLIQLLFGLDYHVAVILVGVLMCMYVLFGGMLATTWVQIIKAVLLLSGASFMALMVMKHVGFDFNTLFSEAIKVHAKGEAIMSPGGLVKDPISAFSLGLALMFGTAGLPHILMRFFTVSDAKEARKSVLYATGFIGYFYILTFIIGFGAILLVSTNPAFKDAAGALLGGNNMAAVHLANAVGGSIFLGFISAVAFATILAVVAGLTLAGASAVSHDLYASVIKKGKANERDEIRVSKITTIALAVLAIGLGILFESQNIAFMVGLAFSIAASCNFPVLLLSMYWKKLTTRGAMIGGWLGLVSAVGLMILGPTIWVQILHHEKAIFPYEYPALFSMIIAFVGIWFFSITDKSAAADKERALFFPQFVRSQTGLGASGAVSH; via the coding sequence ATGATCCGGCGTCTACTGGCTCTATTGAGTGTTGCGGCTTTCGCGCCGAGTGTCTGGGCGGCTGACGCGTTGACGGGGGAGGTGGCCAAACAGCCACTGAACATTCCAGCGATCCTGATGTTCGTCGCCTTCGTTGGCGCGACGTTGTACATCACCTACTGGGCCTCGAAGAAAAACAACTCGGCGGCCGACTACTATGCGGCCGGCGGCAAGATCACCGGTTTCCAGAACGGTCTGGCGATTGCCGGTGACTACATGTCGGCGGCGTCCTTCCTGGGGATTTCCGCGCTGGTGTTCACCTCCGGCTACGATGGCTTGATCTACTCAATCGGCTTCCTGGTGGGCTGGCCGATCATTCTGTTCCTGATCGCCGAGCGTCTGCGTAACCTGGGTAAATACACCTTTGCCGACGTGGCGTCCTACCGCCTCGGGCAAACCCAGATTCGCACCCTGTCGGCCTGCGGTTCGCTGGTGGTGGTGGCGTTCTACCTGATCGCGCAAATGGTCGGTGCCGGCAAGTTGATCCAGCTGCTGTTCGGTCTGGACTACCACGTCGCGGTGATTCTGGTCGGTGTGCTGATGTGCATGTACGTGCTGTTCGGCGGCATGCTGGCGACCACCTGGGTACAGATCATCAAGGCCGTGCTGTTGCTGTCCGGTGCCTCGTTCATGGCGCTGATGGTGATGAAGCACGTAGGCTTTGACTTCAACACATTGTTCTCCGAAGCGATCAAGGTTCACGCCAAGGGCGAAGCGATCATGAGCCCGGGCGGTCTGGTCAAGGACCCGATTTCGGCATTCTCGCTGGGTCTGGCGCTGATGTTCGGTACGGCTGGCTTGCCACACATTCTGATGCGCTTCTTCACCGTGAGTGACGCAAAAGAAGCCCGCAAGAGTGTGCTCTACGCAACTGGCTTCATTGGTTACTTCTACATTCTGACCTTCATCATCGGCTTCGGCGCGATCCTGCTGGTCAGCACTAACCCGGCCTTCAAAGATGCGGCTGGCGCGCTGTTGGGCGGCAACAACATGGCGGCGGTGCATTTGGCCAACGCGGTCGGTGGCAGTATCTTCCTCGGCTTTATCTCGGCGGTGGCGTTCGCGACCATTCTGGCGGTTGTGGCAGGTCTGACGCTGGCCGGTGCTTCGGCGGTTTCTCACGACTTGTATGCCAGTGTGATCAAGAAGGGCAAGGCGAACGAGAGGGACGAGATTCGTGTCTCGAAGATCACTACCATTGCCTTGGCGGTGTTGGCGATTGGCTTGGGCATCCTGTTCGAAAGCCAGAACATTGCGTTCATGGTGGGCCTGGCGTTCTCGATCGCGGCGAGCTGTAACTTCCCGGTGCTGCTGCTTTCGATGTACTGGAAGAAGCTGACTACCCGCGGTGCGATGATCGGCGGCTGGCTGGGGCTGGTGAGTGCAGTTGGCTTGATGATCCTAGGCCCGACCATCTGGGTGCAGATTCTGCATCACGAGAAGGCGATCTTCCCTTACGAGTATCCGGCGTTGTTCTCTATGATCATTGCCTTTGTGGGGATCTGGTTCTTCTCGATTACCGACAAGTCGGCGGCAGCGGACAAGGAGCGGGCGCTGTTCTTCCCGCAGTTTGTGCGTTCGCAGACCGGGTTGGGGGCGAGTGGGGCGGTTTCGCATTGA
- a CDS encoding succinate dehydrogenase iron-sulfur subunit, giving the protein MLQVSVYRYNPDQDAAPFMQEFQVDTGGKDLMVLDVLALIKEQDEGFSYRRSCREGVCGSDGMNINGKNGLACITPLSAVVKGNKLIVRPLPGLPVIRDLVVDMSIFYKQYEKVKPYLQNDTPAPAIERLQSPEEREKLDGLYECILCACCSTSCPSFWWNPDKFLGPAALLQAYRFLADSRDTKTNERLASLDDPFSVFRCRGIMNCVNVCPKGLNPTKAIGHIRNMLLSSGV; this is encoded by the coding sequence ATGTTGCAAGTCAGTGTTTATCGCTACAACCCTGATCAGGACGCTGCGCCGTTCATGCAGGAATTCCAGGTCGATACCGGTGGTAAAGACCTGATGGTGCTGGACGTGCTGGCCCTGATCAAAGAGCAGGACGAGGGTTTCTCCTATCGTCGCTCTTGCCGTGAAGGCGTCTGCGGCTCCGACGGCATGAACATCAACGGCAAGAACGGTCTGGCATGCATCACGCCGCTGTCCGCCGTTGTAAAAGGTAACAAGCTGATCGTTCGTCCGCTGCCAGGTTTGCCGGTTATCCGTGACCTGGTTGTCGATATGAGCATCTTCTACAAGCAATACGAGAAGGTGAAGCCTTACCTGCAGAACGACACGCCGGCTCCGGCCATCGAGCGTCTGCAGTCGCCAGAAGAGCGTGAAAAGCTCGACGGTCTGTACGAGTGCATCCTGTGCGCTTGCTGCTCGACCTCTTGCCCGTCCTTCTGGTGGAACCCGGACAAGTTCCTGGGTCCAGCTGCGCTGCTGCAAGCTTATCGCTTCCTGGCAGACAGCCGTGACACCAAGACCAACGAGCGTCTGGCTTCGCTCGATGACCCGTTCAGCGTCTTCCGCTGCCGGGGCATCATGAACTGCGTCAACGTATGTCCGAAAGGCCTGAACCCGACTAAGGCCATCGGTCACATCCGTAACATGCTGCTTTCGAGCGGCGTGTGA
- the sdhD gene encoding succinate dehydrogenase, hydrophobic membrane anchor protein has protein sequence MVTNVTNLSRSGLYDWMAQRVSAVVLAAYFIFLIGYVVAHPGLEYAQWHELFAHNGMRIFSLLALVALGAHAWVGMWTIATDYLTPMAFGKSATAIRFLFQAVCGVAMFAYFVWGVQILWGI, from the coding sequence ATGGTAACTAACGTCACGAACCTGTCGCGTTCGGGCCTCTATGACTGGATGGCGCAACGTGTGTCTGCGGTCGTTCTCGCGGCTTACTTCATCTTTCTGATCGGATACGTCGTGGCCCATCCTGGCCTCGAGTATGCCCAGTGGCATGAACTGTTCGCCCACAACGGGATGCGTATTTTCAGCCTCCTGGCCCTTGTTGCTCTGGGCGCTCACGCCTGGGTCGGCATGTGGACCATCGCGACTGACTACCTGACGCCAATGGCGTTCGGCAAGTCCGCAACGGCGATACGTTTCCTTTTCCAGGCAGTATGCGGCGTTGCGATGTTCGCTTACTTCGTCTGGGGTGTGCAGATTCTCTGGGGTATCTGA
- the sdhC gene encoding succinate dehydrogenase, cytochrome b556 subunit — protein sequence MKSQRPVNLDLRTIKLPVTAYTSILHRISGVILFVCLAIMLYALDKSLSSEEGFGQVKACLTSPLAKLVIWGILSALLYHLVAGVRHLIMDMGIGETLEGGKLGSKIVIAVSVVVIVLAGVWIW from the coding sequence GTGAAAAGCCAACGACCTGTAAACCTAGACCTAAGGACCATCAAACTCCCAGTCACTGCTTACACGTCCATTCTTCACCGTATCTCCGGTGTCATCCTCTTCGTGTGCCTTGCCATCATGCTTTATGCATTGGACAAGTCGCTGAGCTCCGAGGAAGGCTTCGGTCAGGTGAAAGCGTGTCTGACCAGTCCGCTAGCCAAGCTAGTGATTTGGGGCATCCTGTCCGCTCTGCTGTATCACCTGGTAGCCGGTGTGCGCCATTTGATCATGGACATGGGCATCGGTGAGACGCTGGAAGGCGGCAAACTGGGCTCGAAAATCGTTATCGCCGTTTCCGTGGTGGTAATCGTTCTGGCAGGAGTTTGGATATGGTAA
- the sdhA gene encoding succinate dehydrogenase flavoprotein subunit: MANIPTISFDAIIIGGGGAGMRAALQLAQGGHKTAVITKVFPTRSHTVSAQGGITCAIASADPNDDWRWHMYDTVKGSDYIGDQDAIEYMCQEGPAAVFELDHMGLPFSRTEQGRIYQRPFGGQSKDYGKGGQAARTCAASDRTGHALLHTLYQGNLKAGTTFLNEYYAVDLVKNQEGDFVGVIAICIETGETSYIRAKATVLATGGAGRIYASTTNALINTGDGVGMALRAGVPVQDIEMWQFHPTGIAGAGVLVTEGCRGEGGYLINKHGERFMERYAPNAKDLAGRDVVARSMVKEIIAGNGCGPNGDHVMLKLDHLGEEVLHSRLPGICELSKTFAHVDPVVAPVPVVPTCHYMMGGVATNIHGQAITQNADGVDQIIPGLFAVGEVACVSVHGANRLGGNSLLDLVVFGRAAGLHLEKALTDGIEYDDATEADIEAALSRLNALNNRTDGEDVATLRRELQSCMQNYFGVFRTGEYMQKGIAQLADLRTRIANVKINDKSQAFNTARIEALELQNLLEVAEATAIAAEVRKESRGAHAREDFEDRDDENWLCHTLYFPGDKRVTKRAVNFSPKTVPTFEPKVRTY, encoded by the coding sequence ATGGCTAACATTCCAACGATTTCTTTTGACGCCATCATTATTGGTGGTGGCGGTGCCGGCATGCGCGCTGCGCTGCAACTGGCGCAGGGTGGTCACAAGACTGCCGTGATCACCAAGGTTTTCCCGACCCGTTCGCACACTGTATCCGCTCAAGGCGGCATCACGTGCGCGATCGCGTCTGCTGACCCGAACGATGACTGGCGCTGGCACATGTACGATACCGTCAAGGGCTCCGACTACATCGGTGACCAGGACGCTATCGAATACATGTGTCAGGAAGGCCCGGCCGCGGTTTTCGAGCTGGACCACATGGGTCTGCCGTTCTCGCGTACCGAACAAGGCCGTATCTACCAGCGTCCGTTCGGTGGTCAGTCCAAGGACTACGGTAAAGGCGGCCAGGCTGCGCGTACTTGCGCGGCTTCCGACCGTACCGGTCACGCCCTGCTGCACACCCTTTATCAGGGCAACCTGAAAGCCGGTACCACGTTCCTGAACGAGTACTACGCTGTCGACCTGGTGAAGAACCAGGAAGGCGATTTCGTCGGTGTGATCGCGATCTGCATCGAAACTGGCGAAACTTCCTACATCCGCGCCAAAGCCACCGTATTGGCTACCGGCGGTGCAGGTCGTATCTACGCTTCCACCACCAACGCCCTGATCAACACCGGTGACGGCGTCGGCATGGCTCTGCGTGCTGGCGTACCGGTACAAGACATCGAAATGTGGCAGTTCCACCCGACCGGCATCGCCGGTGCCGGTGTACTGGTTACAGAAGGTTGCCGTGGTGAAGGTGGTTACCTGATCAACAAGCACGGCGAGCGTTTCATGGAGCGTTATGCTCCGAACGCCAAAGACCTTGCCGGTCGTGACGTGGTTGCTCGCTCGATGGTTAAAGAAATCATCGCCGGCAACGGTTGCGGTCCGAATGGCGACCACGTGATGCTCAAACTCGACCACTTGGGCGAGGAAGTGCTGCACAGCCGTCTGCCAGGCATCTGCGAACTGTCGAAGACTTTCGCCCACGTTGACCCGGTTGTTGCGCCGGTTCCGGTTGTTCCGACTTGCCACTATATGATGGGCGGCGTTGCCACCAACATCCATGGCCAGGCGATCACCCAGAACGCCGATGGCGTGGATCAGATCATTCCTGGTCTGTTCGCGGTAGGTGAAGTGGCTTGCGTATCGGTGCACGGTGCCAACCGTCTGGGCGGCAACTCGCTGCTCGACCTGGTGGTATTCGGCCGCGCTGCCGGCCTGCACCTGGAAAAAGCACTGACCGACGGCATCGAATACGACGACGCTACCGAAGCCGACATCGAAGCTGCCCTGTCGCGCCTGAACGCACTGAACAACCGTACTGACGGCGAAGACGTAGCCACCCTGCGTCGCGAGCTGCAAAGTTGCATGCAGAACTACTTCGGCGTATTCCGTACCGGCGAATACATGCAGAAAGGTATCGCTCAGCTTGCTGACCTGCGTACCCGCATTGCCAACGTGAAGATCAACGATAAGTCGCAGGCGTTCAACACTGCCCGTATCGAAGCGCTGGAACTGCAAAACCTGCTGGAAGTGGCTGAAGCTACCGCCATCGCTGCCGAAGTACGTAAAGAGTCGCGCGGTGCTCACGCCCGTGAAGACTTCGAAGATCGTGACGACGAAAACTGGCTGTGCCACACCCTGTACTTCCCGGGTGACAAGCGCGTCACCAAGCGTGCCGTGAACTTCTCGCCGAAGACTGTTCCGACTTTCGAACCTAAAGTCCGGACTTATTAA
- a CDS encoding DUF485 domain-containing protein, whose product MNDSIYLSIQNSPRFKELVRKREKFAWILSAIMLGLYSGFILLIAYGPHILGAKLSPESSITWGIPIGVGLILSAFILTAIYVRRANGEFDDLNNAILKEAQQ is encoded by the coding sequence ATGAACGACAGCATTTACCTCTCGATTCAAAACAGTCCCCGATTCAAGGAGCTGGTGCGAAAAAGGGAAAAGTTCGCCTGGATACTCTCGGCGATCATGCTCGGGCTTTACTCTGGCTTCATTCTTCTGATCGCTTACGGGCCGCATATCCTGGGCGCGAAACTCAGTCCTGAGTCCTCGATTACCTGGGGCATCCCGATCGGTGTCGGACTGATTCTCTCAGCCTTCATCCTCACCGCTATCTATGTGCGCCGCGCCAATGGCGAGTTTGACGACCTGAACAATGCGATTCTCAAGGAGGCTCAGCAATGA